A portion of the Jaculus jaculus isolate mJacJac1 chromosome 5, mJacJac1.mat.Y.cur, whole genome shotgun sequence genome contains these proteins:
- the Lzic gene encoding protein LZIC, which yields MTVKCEQRREELDTDEYEETKKETLEQLSEFNDSLKKIMSGNMTLVDELSEMQLAIQTTISQAFKTPEVIRLFAEKQPSQLRTNLAELTADDEAFLSANAGALLSQFEKVSTDLGSGDKVLALASFEVEKAKK from the exons ATGACTGTGAAATGTGAACAACGTAg AGAGGAACTTGATACAGATGAatatgaagaaacaaaaaaggaaactcTGGAGCAACTAAGTGAATTTAATGATTCACTGAAGAAAATTATGTCAGGAAATATGACTTTGGTAGATGAACTAAGTGAAATGCAACTG GCTATTCAGACAACCATCAGCCAGGCCTTCAAAACCCCAGAGGTCATCAGACTATTTGCAGAGAAACAACCAAGTCAGCTCCGGACAAATTTAGCAGAG ttgacagcaGATGATGAAGCCTTCCTGTCAGCCAATGCAGGTGCTCTCCTCAGCCAGTTTGAGAAAGTCTCCACAGACCTTG GCTCTGGAGACAAAGTCCTTGCTCTGGCAAGTTTTGAggttgaaaaagcaaaaaaatga